In a single window of the Olivibacter sp. SDN3 genome:
- a CDS encoding AAA family ATPase, which translates to MMMPFKQETVEAFDRSLVRITDKFLEPPIMIKICSSDSVIGTLGNFSASTGKAKSRKTFNVISLIASALSGKQILQYRVDVPRNRPMVLYCDTEQGKYHCHRLLSRVYKLIGYPTTEVHENLNFIALREYPTKERINIIEYALFKYAGKIGLVVIDGIRDLVFDINNATEATEITGKLMKWSQELNVHIHVVLHLNKGDDNTRGHLGTEINNKAETVLQISKNDLDANYSIVSPKFIRDIEFEPFAFYIEDGLPRLEESLEMAIPKARKGFDYQELSADNHREVLQTLFTGGEITCSYGDFVSRLQEGYLAHGFNFGTNKAKQLKTFLENKRMIVKNDKTYRFNPKFYY; encoded by the coding sequence ATGATGATGCCGTTCAAGCAGGAGACCGTTGAGGCGTTCGACCGCTCTCTGGTCAGGATTACAGATAAATTTTTAGAGCCACCCATCATGATAAAGATATGCAGTTCGGATTCCGTCATCGGAACACTTGGGAATTTCAGTGCCTCTACGGGAAAGGCAAAGAGCAGAAAGACATTCAACGTCATTTCATTGATCGCATCGGCATTGAGTGGAAAGCAGATATTACAGTACAGGGTGGACGTGCCACGCAACCGCCCCATGGTACTGTACTGCGATACCGAGCAAGGGAAATACCATTGCCACAGGCTTCTTTCAAGAGTGTATAAGCTCATAGGCTATCCAACGACCGAAGTCCACGAGAACCTGAATTTTATCGCTCTGCGGGAGTACCCTACCAAAGAGCGTATCAACATCATCGAATACGCACTTTTCAAGTACGCAGGCAAGATCGGACTGGTCGTCATTGACGGCATCCGTGACCTTGTCTTTGACATCAACAATGCCACCGAGGCCACCGAAATAACGGGTAAGCTCATGAAATGGTCACAGGAACTCAATGTACATATCCACGTTGTCCTGCACCTCAACAAAGGCGATGACAATACACGGGGGCATCTGGGAACGGAGATCAACAACAAGGCAGAAACTGTCCTACAGATAAGCAAAAACGATCTGGACGCAAATTACAGCATCGTATCGCCGAAGTTTATCCGTGACATCGAATTTGAGCCGTTCGCATTCTATATCGAGGACGGCTTGCCCCGACTGGAAGAGAGTCTGGAAATGGCAATCCCCAAAGCAAGGAAAGGCTTCGATTATCAGGAACTGTCCGCCGATAATCACCGTGAGGTGTTACAGACGTTGTTCACTGGCGGAGAAATAACGTGTAGTTACGGCGACTTCGTGAGCAGGCTACAGGAGGGCTATTTGGCACATGGGTTCAATTTCGGGACGAACAAGGCAAAACAGCTAAAGACGTTCCTTGAAAACAAAAGGATGATTGTAAAGAACGACAAGACCTATCGGTTCAACCCCAAATTTTATTACTGA
- a CDS encoding transposase: MHRKFDDSFKTMAVDLSVVKGSVADVAKELDIDPSLLSKWRRNPRYNGNKVLPDNPKISPEEQELRILRKKLRETELERDILKKAIAIFSRGDGPYTGS; encoded by the coding sequence ATGCATAGAAAATTTGATGATTCGTTTAAGACCATGGCGGTCGATTTGAGCGTTGTTAAGGGGTCTGTAGCCGATGTAGCTAAGGAATTAGACATAGACCCCAGTTTGCTCAGTAAGTGGCGTAGAAACCCACGTTATAATGGGAATAAAGTTTTACCTGACAATCCTAAAATTAGCCCAGAGGAACAGGAGTTGAGAATTTTGCGTAAAAAATTAAGAGAAACAGAATTAGAGCGTGATATATTAAAAAAGGCCATAGCCATCTTCTCCAGGGGAGACGGTCCATATACCGGTTCATAA
- the nirB gene encoding nitrite reductase large subunit NirB — protein sequence MDKKRIVVIGNGMVGYKFCEKITEKTNDYDIVVFAEEPRRAYDRVHLSAYFDGKTVEDLYLSKENWYEANGITLHLNDPVNSVDIDTKMVYSLKGMIVKYDYLIFATGSSAFVPDIPGVNKEGVFVYRTIEDLDLIKAYAPSAKKGTVIGGGLLGLEAAKALIDLGIRQTNVVEFAPRLMPRQIDLAGSIVLQQKLNLLGLTCHLSKVTSSIEGEGKVEALKFDDGSVLETDILIFSAGIRPRDELAAKSGIMVGPRGGIVVNEYMQTSDASVFAIGECALFDGTTYGLVAPGYEMAEIAATTICGGQRIFKSVDMSTKLKLIGVDVASFGNPFIDEPDSRAIVFEDKNKGVYKRLNLSIDGKYLLGGVLVGDADNYNILLQTVNNQLILPDNPEDLVLGTRGTISDIVSAGVSTLPDEALICSCEGVTKGQICSAVVDQNCESADAVKYCTKAGSGCGGCVPMVKDLITAVMKQQGKYIRNVVCEHFQLSRQELYDLIKIHEFKNYDHVLDALGRGDGCEVCKPLVSSLLASIWNEMILKKGNDVAQDSNDRYLANIQKGGTYSVVPRIPGGEIMPDKLIVIGEVAKKYGLYTKITGGQRIDMFGAHLNDLPLIWEELIAAGFESGHAYGKALRTVKSCVGSTWCRFGLHDSVSFAIRVEERYRGLRAPHKIKSAVSGCIRECAEAQSKDFGIIATEKGWNLYVCGNGGSKPQHALLLAADIDSETCIQYIDRFLMFYIQTADPLTRTATWLNKMEGGMDYLRNVIVNDSLGMAAKWEDEMEKLVLAYHCEWKTAVEDPTIRQRFRHFINAPKEKDASVKFEELRGQKKAADWPLS from the coding sequence ATGGATAAAAAAAGAATAGTTGTAATCGGTAATGGGATGGTTGGGTATAAGTTTTGTGAGAAAATAACCGAAAAAACAAATGACTATGATATTGTTGTCTTTGCTGAAGAGCCAAGAAGGGCTTATGATCGTGTCCATCTTAGTGCGTATTTTGATGGGAAGACAGTTGAAGATTTGTATCTGTCTAAAGAAAATTGGTACGAAGCGAACGGTATTACACTTCATCTAAATGATCCGGTCAATAGCGTAGATATTGATACGAAGATGGTTTACTCATTAAAAGGAATGATCGTCAAGTATGATTATTTGATTTTTGCTACAGGTTCTTCGGCTTTTGTGCCGGATATTCCTGGAGTAAATAAGGAAGGTGTTTTTGTCTACCGAACTATTGAAGATCTTGATCTGATTAAGGCTTATGCACCTTCCGCAAAAAAAGGAACAGTAATAGGTGGCGGCTTATTAGGGCTTGAGGCTGCTAAAGCATTAATCGACTTAGGTATCCGGCAGACTAATGTGGTAGAATTCGCTCCTCGCTTAATGCCGAGGCAGATAGACCTTGCAGGTAGTATTGTCCTGCAACAGAAGCTTAACTTACTTGGACTTACTTGTCATTTGAGTAAAGTTACCAGCAGTATCGAAGGTGAAGGTAAAGTGGAAGCCTTGAAATTCGATGATGGTTCGGTGTTAGAAACGGATATACTGATCTTTTCAGCAGGAATTCGGCCAAGAGATGAGCTTGCGGCAAAAAGTGGAATAATGGTAGGACCTCGGGGTGGGATAGTGGTTAACGAATATATGCAAACAAGCGATGCGTCTGTTTTTGCCATAGGCGAATGTGCATTGTTTGACGGGACAACTTATGGTTTGGTGGCGCCTGGTTACGAGATGGCTGAGATTGCTGCTACTACTATTTGTGGTGGCCAGAGGATCTTTAAAAGCGTTGACATGAGTACTAAACTGAAGTTGATAGGTGTAGACGTTGCTAGTTTCGGTAATCCGTTTATAGACGAACCTGACTCCCGTGCCATTGTTTTTGAAGATAAAAATAAAGGTGTCTATAAACGGCTGAATCTTAGTATTGATGGAAAGTACCTATTGGGTGGTGTGCTTGTCGGTGATGCAGATAATTACAACATATTGTTACAAACGGTAAATAATCAGCTCATTCTGCCAGATAACCCGGAAGATTTAGTGTTAGGTACCCGCGGGACTATAAGCGACATCGTTTCTGCGGGAGTTTCTACGTTACCGGATGAAGCGTTAATCTGTAGTTGCGAAGGAGTTACGAAAGGTCAAATATGTAGTGCGGTGGTTGATCAGAACTGCGAAAGTGCAGATGCCGTTAAATATTGTACAAAAGCTGGATCCGGCTGCGGAGGTTGTGTACCAATGGTAAAAGACCTCATCACCGCCGTCATGAAGCAACAGGGAAAATATATACGAAACGTGGTTTGTGAACATTTTCAACTGAGTCGTCAGGAACTCTATGATCTTATTAAAATTCATGAGTTCAAAAATTATGATCACGTACTGGATGCATTGGGCAGGGGTGATGGTTGTGAAGTATGTAAACCCTTGGTTTCTTCATTATTGGCTAGCATATGGAATGAAATGATTCTAAAAAAAGGAAATGACGTAGCTCAGGATAGTAATGATCGTTATCTCGCCAATATCCAGAAAGGGGGGACGTATTCTGTGGTGCCTCGTATTCCCGGAGGGGAGATCATGCCTGATAAATTGATTGTAATTGGAGAGGTTGCAAAAAAATATGGACTGTATACCAAAATAACCGGAGGGCAGCGAATCGATATGTTTGGCGCGCATTTAAATGACCTTCCTCTAATATGGGAAGAACTGATTGCTGCTGGTTTCGAGAGTGGACATGCTTATGGTAAAGCATTACGGACCGTAAAGAGCTGTGTTGGTAGTACCTGGTGCCGTTTCGGGCTGCATGACAGTGTATCTTTTGCTATCCGCGTAGAGGAACGGTATCGTGGACTAAGGGCCCCACATAAAATAAAATCAGCTGTGAGCGGTTGCATTCGAGAATGTGCAGAAGCACAGAGTAAGGACTTTGGCATAATAGCTACTGAGAAAGGTTGGAATCTTTACGTTTGCGGTAATGGCGGGAGTAAACCACAACATGCTTTGCTTCTCGCTGCCGATATAGACAGCGAAACATGTATTCAGTATATCGATAGGTTCTTGATGTTTTATATTCAGACGGCAGATCCTTTAACACGGACAGCGACTTGGCTCAACAAAATGGAGGGGGGAATGGATTACCTGCGAAATGTGATCGTCAACGATAGTCTTGGTATGGCCGCAAAATGGGAAGATGAAATGGAAAAATTGGTGTTGGCATACCATTGTGAATGGAAAACAGCAGTTGAAGATCCAACAATCAGACAGCGTTTTAGACATTTTATTAATGCACCCAAAGAGAAAGATGCATCAGTGAAGTTTGAGGAGCTTCGTGGTCAGAAAAAAGCAGCAGACTGGCCACTTTCATAA
- a CDS encoding helix-turn-helix domain-containing protein, with the protein MSQKEILPSEDEDLRKLGERIKKLRIEAGYANYEKFANAKDLARSQYGRYEAGENLQYKSLLKVLKALNVSLKEFFSEGFD; encoded by the coding sequence ATGTCGCAAAAAGAAATATTACCATCAGAAGATGAAGATTTAAGAAAATTGGGAGAAAGGATAAAGAAACTTCGCATTGAAGCGGGGTACGCCAATTATGAAAAATTTGCCAATGCGAAAGATCTAGCACGCTCCCAGTACGGTCGCTATGAGGCAGGCGAAAATCTACAGTATAAAAGCCTTTTGAAAGTTCTGAAAGCACTCAATGTTAGCCTCAAAGAGTTTTTCAGCGAAGGGTTTGATTGA
- the cobA gene encoding uroporphyrinogen-III C-methyltransferase, with the protein MSIKSPKQTKTTLYIIGAGPGDPDLLTIKAHKILQTAEVILFDHLANKDLLNIADKKCKKIYVGKKPYGDYVPQEDIHALIKYYSGQFTHIVRLKGGDPYIFGRGFEELLYAEQNGIAVQYVPGISSMQCSGFQHIPLTYRGISEGIWMLTGTNKNRKLSLDLQLAIQSSATVIIYMGMKKLDEIAQTYIVHGKGDIPSAIIQHGTLPQQKQIHCKVAELPSTANQHNINHPAIIIIGEVVGIYQAAKIVKANTLPRGVHADCSQGQER; encoded by the coding sequence ATGAGTATTAAATCACCAAAACAAACAAAAACCACATTATATATTATCGGCGCAGGACCTGGAGACCCAGATTTACTTACCATTAAAGCTCATAAAATTCTTCAAACAGCGGAAGTAATACTATTTGACCATTTAGCCAATAAAGACCTACTTAACATAGCTGATAAAAAATGTAAAAAAATCTATGTAGGTAAAAAGCCGTACGGGGATTATGTTCCTCAGGAAGATATACACGCTCTCATCAAGTACTATTCCGGGCAGTTCACCCATATTGTAAGATTAAAGGGTGGAGACCCATATATATTTGGAAGGGGGTTTGAAGAATTATTATATGCAGAACAAAACGGGATAGCGGTGCAATATGTACCCGGAATAAGTAGTATGCAATGCAGCGGGTTCCAACATATTCCTTTGACCTATCGCGGGATCAGCGAGGGCATCTGGATGCTCACCGGCACAAATAAAAATCGCAAACTATCATTAGATTTACAATTAGCCATACAGAGCAGTGCAACCGTTATAATTTACATGGGTATGAAAAAGCTAGACGAAATTGCCCAAACCTATATCGTACACGGGAAAGGAGATATACCGTCAGCCATTATCCAACATGGCACACTCCCACAGCAAAAGCAAATACATTGCAAAGTCGCAGAATTACCTAGCACGGCGAACCAACACAACATAAATCATCCCGCCATTATCATTATCGGGGAAGTAGTTGGGATTTACCAAGCAGCTAAAATCGTAAAAGCGAATACATTACCCAGAGGTGTCCATGCTGATTGCAGTCAAGGTCAAGAGCGCTAG
- a CDS encoding LytTR family DNA-binding domain-containing protein gives MINCIAIDDEPAALEQISHYLKRVEGFRLIGTSTRPLEGLQMIQKLNVKVVFLDMEMDEMTGTDLMRKLDPSVKVVVCTAYSEFAIESIELDAVDYLLKPMQFDRFAKAVEKLRERILQRTLELPPVKNDYIFVQIEHKGKLKKIDFSDIIYVKARGNDVAFQTHDEFVLSSMRMDDVESELRLIDGFIRIHRSYIVSIKMIDLIDEGMVKLKDNTALTIGKTYRDYVLKTFYPH, from the coding sequence ATGATAAATTGTATAGCAATTGACGATGAACCTGCCGCACTGGAGCAAATTTCCCATTACCTGAAACGGGTGGAGGGCTTCCGTTTAATAGGAACATCGACAAGGCCGCTTGAAGGTTTACAGATGATCCAAAAACTAAATGTTAAGGTCGTGTTCCTTGATATGGAAATGGACGAAATGACAGGCACTGATCTTATGCGCAAGCTTGATCCTTCCGTCAAAGTGGTAGTCTGTACCGCTTACTCTGAATTTGCGATCGAGAGCATTGAGCTTGATGCGGTGGATTACCTGTTAAAGCCAATGCAGTTTGACCGTTTTGCAAAAGCCGTGGAAAAATTACGGGAAAGGATATTGCAGAGAACATTGGAGCTACCCCCCGTTAAAAACGATTACATCTTTGTACAGATTGAACACAAAGGAAAACTGAAGAAAATAGATTTCAGTGATATCATTTACGTTAAAGCAAGAGGAAATGATGTGGCATTCCAGACCCATGATGAATTTGTACTCTCATCCATGCGTATGGACGATGTTGAATCCGAATTACGCCTGATTGATGGCTTTATACGGATACACCGATCATATATCGTATCCATAAAAATGATTGACCTGATCGATGAAGGCATGGTCAAACTAAAAGACAATACAGCACTGACCATTGGGAAAACATATAGAGATTATGTTCTTAAGACATTTTATCCACATTAA
- a CDS encoding IS3 family transposase — MKANREVYSVEKMCEVLNVSSSCFYRWLISPESPSEQRSKALLDKIQQVHSDSKYIYGSPRITAELHKKGEMVSRSYVARLMKKHGIRSKVKKKYRVTTDSSHSYGIAENLLQRDFSADALSQKWVGDITYIHTDKGWLYLTTVIDLADRKVIGWSLSTDMTAKNTSVEAIRMAIKNRRVKDGLIFHSDRGIQYACDEFREVIVENRILQSMSRKANCWDNSVAESFFKTLKAEMVYHRKFMDQQSAKLEIFGYIEGFYNTKRTHSALGYKTPRQIEEMLLEKEKMAA, encoded by the coding sequence ATAAAGGCGAACCGAGAGGTATATTCCGTAGAGAAGATGTGCGAAGTATTGAACGTTAGTAGCAGTTGTTTTTATCGTTGGCTGATTTCTCCGGAGTCCCCTAGTGAACAGCGAAGTAAAGCACTTCTGGATAAAATACAGCAGGTACACAGTGACAGTAAGTATATCTATGGTAGTCCAAGGATAACTGCAGAGCTGCATAAAAAAGGTGAAATGGTATCAAGAAGCTATGTTGCAAGGTTGATGAAGAAACATGGGATACGAAGTAAGGTCAAGAAAAAATATAGGGTGACCACAGATTCGAGCCATAGCTATGGGATAGCTGAAAATCTCCTCCAAAGAGATTTTTCAGCGGATGCCCTGTCACAGAAATGGGTTGGCGACATTACCTATATCCATACTGACAAAGGGTGGCTTTATCTAACAACAGTCATTGATCTGGCGGACAGAAAAGTCATCGGATGGTCTTTGAGTACTGATATGACCGCTAAAAACACTTCTGTAGAAGCCATCAGGATGGCTATTAAAAACCGGCGTGTCAAAGATGGACTGATCTTCCATTCGGATAGAGGGATCCAATATGCCTGCGATGAATTCAGGGAGGTAATTGTAGAAAACAGGATACTTCAAAGCATGAGCAGAAAAGCGAATTGCTGGGACAATTCAGTTGCTGAGAGCTTTTTCAAGACATTAAAGGCTGAAATGGTCTATCATAGAAAATTCATGGATCAGCAGTCAGCTAAATTGGAGATCTTTGGATACATTGAAGGATTTTATAACACCAAAAGAACACATTCTGCTCTGGGTTATAAGACACCCAGACAGATCGAAGAAATGCTATTGGAAAAAGAAAAAATGGCAGCATAA
- a CDS encoding sensor histidine kinase has product MAAYFRKHPLLFNIICWMIYAQFVYVYNLPKISYVDYGHILFLCFLYSIIFYCNFFLLKFIESRKINLVTALLLIIATFFILAALGYVFIYGILPLFGVKIYYEHVPFNLGLYLRNILSPYIKYGSYAIILYFVLKRFADLAYKRRMEKAHYEIEREKFEYEQAFLRAQVNPHFLHNSLNFIYTEALKLSKSLADSIYLLSMMMRYSLDNAVKGKQLVPVHKELEYLDIYLEINRRRFGKGKSILVEFEGDRYLHSIPPLSFITLVENAFKYGDLSDPMFPLQIKIVINRDKIYFYSSNKRKASATLDTSGNHIGLKNIERRLKGAFEKKARLIRTEDEEIYTVELFIDFSIDTKEIP; this is encoded by the coding sequence ATGGCAGCTTATTTCCGTAAACACCCCCTGTTGTTCAATATTATCTGTTGGATGATCTATGCGCAGTTTGTATATGTCTATAATCTACCAAAAATCAGCTATGTCGACTATGGTCATATACTTTTTCTCTGCTTTCTGTATTCGATTATTTTTTACTGTAATTTCTTTCTCCTTAAATTCATAGAGAGCAGGAAGATAAACCTTGTGACAGCCCTTCTATTGATAATCGCTACTTTTTTTATTCTAGCGGCACTGGGTTATGTATTCATCTATGGGATACTTCCCCTATTTGGGGTTAAAATCTACTATGAGCATGTGCCGTTTAACCTTGGCCTGTACCTACGTAATATTCTTTCGCCCTATATCAAATACGGGAGCTACGCCATTATTTTATATTTTGTGCTCAAAAGATTTGCCGATCTTGCTTATAAGCGTCGGATGGAGAAAGCACATTACGAAATAGAGCGGGAAAAATTCGAATATGAACAGGCTTTTTTAAGAGCACAGGTCAACCCGCATTTTCTTCATAATTCCCTTAATTTTATCTATACAGAAGCACTTAAACTGTCCAAATCTTTGGCCGATAGCATCTACCTACTTTCGATGATGATGCGTTACTCGCTGGACAATGCGGTCAAAGGCAAACAATTGGTGCCCGTGCATAAAGAGCTGGAATATTTGGACATCTATCTAGAAATCAATAGAAGACGTTTCGGAAAAGGGAAAAGTATCTTAGTCGAATTTGAAGGGGATCGCTATCTCCATTCAATACCTCCTTTGTCCTTTATTACACTTGTGGAAAATGCCTTCAAGTATGGCGATCTCTCTGATCCAATGTTTCCCTTGCAAATCAAGATTGTAATCAACCGTGACAAGATTTATTTCTATAGCTCCAATAAAAGAAAAGCGAGTGCAACATTGGATACTTCGGGCAATCATATTGGTCTGAAGAATATAGAACGGAGGCTTAAGGGCGCTTTTGAGAAAAAGGCAAGGTTAATACGCACAGAAGATGAAGAGATCTATACCGTTGAGCTGTTTATTGACTTTTCCATTGATACAAAAGAGATACCATGA
- a CDS encoding toprim domain-containing protein, whose product MTCEELKRIPLISILQHLQIPCAKMNSREAWFKNPFNGGDERTASTKVDVHRNIWYSHSEGIGGNNIDFLMKFLGTSELAKVLEWADERKNILSFQQQTVLDSQHAVQTEKDTGYTILSVKPLENKALLGYLSNERKIDPDIARAFCKEIYYRTANGQTYFAVCSANDSGGFELRNPYDKRSLMTKDITTVDNGSDRVMLFEGFMDWLSFLTLRKIADRPFPRTDYCILNTTAHLKRSFPFLERHKTIVSYLDTDGSGTKAYRDLEIRFGKTHVLKNGIQELQRRNSLIKDVNDYLVQGLSDTKIENRHTGRKLSNR is encoded by the coding sequence ATGACATGTGAAGAATTAAAGCGAATACCGCTCATATCCATATTACAGCATTTACAGATTCCGTGCGCCAAGATGAACAGCAGGGAAGCATGGTTTAAGAACCCCTTTAACGGAGGGGATGAACGGACGGCATCGACAAAGGTGGACGTACATCGAAATATTTGGTACTCCCATTCCGAGGGTATCGGTGGGAACAACATTGATTTCCTGATGAAGTTCTTAGGCACGTCCGAACTTGCTAAAGTCTTGGAGTGGGCTGATGAAAGAAAAAATATCCTTTCTTTTCAACAGCAGACCGTTCTGGATAGTCAGCACGCCGTACAGACAGAAAAAGATACAGGCTACACCATATTGTCCGTAAAACCGCTTGAAAACAAAGCATTGCTTGGCTACCTGTCCAATGAGCGTAAGATTGACCCCGATATTGCCAGGGCTTTCTGCAAGGAAATCTATTACCGGACGGCAAATGGGCAGACGTATTTTGCCGTATGCTCTGCCAATGATTCGGGAGGGTTTGAACTGCGCAACCCCTATGACAAACGGTCGTTAATGACAAAGGACATCACCACCGTAGACAACGGAAGCGACAGGGTTATGCTGTTCGAGGGATTTATGGACTGGCTTTCTTTTTTGACCCTAAGGAAGATTGCAGACCGACCGTTTCCACGTACAGATTATTGCATACTGAACACCACCGCCCATCTGAAAAGGTCATTCCCTTTTTTGGAACGGCACAAAACTATCGTCAGCTATCTGGACACGGACGGGTCGGGAACAAAGGCATACAGGGATTTGGAAATCCGCTTTGGAAAAACCCACGTTCTCAAAAACGGAATACAGGAACTACAGCGCAGGAACAGTCTGATAAAAGACGTAAATGATTATCTGGTACAGGGTCTATCCGACACCAAAATCGAAAATCGCCATACTGGCAGAAAACTATCGAATAGGTAG
- a CDS encoding helix-turn-helix domain-containing protein, producing the protein MILLDQKALKDCIRDAVREELHLFITDVKKTADNPQKPQTAKLLTKKEMADELDISLVSLTEWMKQGRIPYRRMGKRIYFNKEDVMASMTNFNHNRGGK; encoded by the coding sequence ATGATTTTACTCGACCAAAAAGCCCTCAAAGACTGCATCAGGGATGCCGTAAGGGAGGAACTGCACCTTTTCATTACAGACGTCAAGAAGACGGCTGACAATCCACAGAAACCACAGACAGCAAAACTGTTGACCAAAAAGGAAATGGCGGACGAACTGGATATTTCACTTGTGAGCCTGACCGAATGGATGAAGCAGGGACGTATTCCGTACAGACGTATGGGAAAACGCATTTACTTCAACAAAGAAGACGTTATGGCGTCCATGACGAACTTCAACCATAACAGGGGAGGTAAATGA
- a CDS encoding site-specific integrase, with translation MKVNFYLDKPYNPNVAPEKIRQELAKVGGKKKNLAPKFWNPSPTALYLFFSPDKSCRIKYRTNYKILSKNWDFEKERMKPSVSGALEFNVELNNLANCCTREAMRKKDTNQFLSKEDYKQIVQDCIDRDNAVNSEISISHLKTQFLSYKSNFVKEGTLKEYRTVFKGLEDFEKHKGTKLILREMDGKFLDQFEVFLSRKKNTNDDDKTGLLNDTIHKYISTLKVFLKWCNDNDYLVHPDVFKTQKTNFKKKAYNEIIALSEKEIEKILNHDLSDKPSLERVRDLFCLLCYTGQRFEDLINFDAKDIRNNAWDFISIKVKKRVIVPFEGYIAPAKDILERIGYKVPKISNQKFNEYIKMVGKLAGLNETIKITRYSGKQKLVIEKKKYDFLSSHVGRRSMVTNLLSRNVPITLVQKLTAHSDIRTLMKYESASTDSLIDALNKF, from the coding sequence ATGAAAGTGAATTTTTATTTAGATAAGCCCTATAATCCCAACGTCGCCCCTGAAAAGATCAGGCAGGAACTGGCTAAGGTTGGCGGAAAAAAGAAGAATCTTGCGCCCAAGTTCTGGAATCCATCCCCGACTGCGCTGTATCTTTTCTTTTCACCGGATAAGTCCTGCAGGATAAAATACAGAACCAACTACAAGATACTGTCCAAGAACTGGGATTTTGAAAAGGAGCGTATGAAGCCAAGTGTCAGCGGTGCATTGGAGTTCAATGTCGAACTGAACAACCTTGCAAACTGCTGTACAAGGGAAGCAATGCGCAAAAAAGACACAAACCAGTTTCTTTCCAAAGAGGATTATAAACAGATTGTACAGGACTGTATTGACAGGGACAATGCCGTCAATAGCGAAATATCCATTTCCCACCTGAAGACCCAGTTCCTTTCCTACAAATCCAATTTTGTCAAAGAGGGTACGTTAAAAGAATACCGGACAGTCTTTAAGGGATTGGAGGATTTTGAGAAGCATAAGGGAACAAAACTGATCCTTAGGGAAATGGACGGAAAATTTCTCGATCAGTTTGAGGTATTTCTAAGCAGGAAAAAGAACACGAACGATGATGATAAGACGGGCTTGCTGAATGATACCATACACAAATACATATCCACGCTAAAGGTATTCCTAAAGTGGTGCAACGACAATGATTATCTGGTGCATCCCGACGTTTTCAAAACGCAAAAAACAAATTTTAAAAAGAAAGCATATAACGAAATCATTGCGCTGTCTGAAAAGGAAATTGAGAAGATACTGAACCATGATCTTTCGGACAAGCCCAGTCTGGAAAGGGTACGGGATCTGTTCTGTCTATTGTGCTACACAGGGCAGAGGTTTGAGGATCTGATCAACTTTGACGCAAAGGATATCAGGAACAATGCTTGGGACTTTATCTCGATCAAGGTCAAGAAAAGGGTAATCGTACCTTTCGAGGGATACATCGCCCCCGCAAAGGATATTCTGGAGCGTATCGGCTACAAAGTACCCAAGATATCGAACCAGAAGTTCAATGAATATATTAAAATGGTCGGAAAACTGGCAGGGCTGAACGAAACCATAAAGATAACGAGGTATTCGGGCAAGCAAAAACTGGTGATAGAAAAAAAGAAGTACGATTTTCTATCGAGCCATGTTGGCAGGCGGTCAATGGTCACAAACCTATTGAGCAGAAACGTACCCATTACACTTGTACAGAAACTGACGGCACATTCCGATATACGGACTTTAATGAAATATGAATCGGCAAGCACGGACTCGCTAATCGATGCACTGAATAAATTTTAA